The following are from one region of the Jeongeupia sp. USM3 genome:
- a CDS encoding YkgJ family cysteine cluster protein, producing MYRSQHPLWRRLAMIAAAVQGAPHSGIRAMSSACQSCGACCASFRVSFYWGETDACPGGTVPAELTTPINPWRVAMRGTETAPVHCIALQGEVGVSVGCGIYARRSSTCHEFSEGDERCNDARARHGLPALAVAG from the coding sequence TTGTACAGATCGCAACATCCGCTCTGGCGCCGGCTGGCTATGATCGCCGCCGCGGTGCAGGGTGCACCGCATTCCGGTATCCGTGCGATGTCCTCAGCCTGCCAGTCCTGCGGCGCTTGCTGCGCCAGCTTCCGCGTCTCGTTCTACTGGGGCGAAACCGACGCCTGCCCGGGTGGCACGGTGCCGGCCGAGCTGACGACGCCGATCAATCCGTGGCGGGTGGCGATGCGCGGCACCGAAACCGCGCCGGTGCACTGCATTGCGCTGCAGGGCGAGGTCGGCGTATCGGTCGGCTGCGGCATCTATGCGCGGCGATCGAGCACCTGCCACGAGTTTTCCGAGGGTGACGAGCGCTGCAATGACGCGCGGGCGCGGCACGGGCTGCCGGCGCTGGCCGTCGCAGGCTGA
- a CDS encoding HAD-IA family hydrolase gives MRRLHDRHRRPAAGGRPGPWMALENVIRLGISDVAACVKVDDTVPGIAEGLAAGMWTVGLSASGNEVGLKLRGMGGAKPARTGRAPRAGRAKLDAAGAHFVIDSIADLPAVIAEIDARLARGERP, from the coding sequence ATGCGCCGACTGCACGATCGCCACCGACGACCTGCCGCCGGCGGGCGTCCGGGGCCATGGATGGCGCTCGAGAACGTCATCCGCCTAGGCATCAGCGACGTTGCCGCCTGCGTCAAGGTCGACGACACCGTGCCCGGCATCGCCGAGGGGCTGGCGGCCGGGATGTGGACCGTCGGGCTGTCGGCGTCGGGCAACGAAGTCGGCCTGAAGCTACGAGGAATGGGCGGCGCTAAGCCCGCCCGAACAGGCCGCGCGCCGCGCGCCGGCCGAGCGAAGCTCGACGCCGCCGGCGCGCATTTCGTCATCGACAGCATTGCAGACCTGCCGGCGGTCATCGCCGAGATCGATGCGCGCCTCGCGCGCGGGGAGCGGCCGTGA
- a CDS encoding PAS domain-containing protein — MRSLPSPVFIAAAAGIAILLALSHVLAVSSITLLLLQLGIVTCALVLLAGTRRKTGAVPAPDFADLPACLPDLVWQVDYATRVALSLNTNQCAQHPLPGNGNNRISSLFPARIARQYLEALIAVQSSNKPQQFEYRIGNEERNARSFEVRLMPRSARECIALIRDVTAVRDTEEALFQQQLFVNQIIDVSPNLIFVRDRHGRFLLVNRATQTTLGHDLLVQSHMGLEDDALPFATGDAEVLEHGQTIRLVDHWTPPSGRTHWFDITKQPLVRDGEVYVLSIAIDISHVKAAEAALALTDPLGGDIADALPCAFLLVREGQIEFANLRACELLNTPPVGLLGRPLAAVAGADLLPPDGQAQCSTRFTVGEQTLLGEARAITCVEQRTTLVVLHTAGAAGTAGTA; from the coding sequence ATGCGCTCCCTGCCCTCCCCCGTTTTCATCGCGGCCGCGGCCGGCATTGCCATCCTGCTGGCGCTGAGCCACGTGCTGGCCGTCTCGTCGATCACGCTGCTGCTGTTGCAGCTCGGCATCGTTACGTGTGCGCTGGTACTGCTTGCCGGCACACGGCGCAAAACCGGCGCCGTGCCGGCACCGGATTTCGCCGACCTGCCGGCCTGCCTGCCCGACCTCGTCTGGCAGGTCGACTACGCGACCCGCGTGGCGCTCTCGCTCAATACCAACCAGTGCGCGCAGCACCCGCTGCCCGGCAACGGCAACAACCGCATCTCCTCGCTGTTTCCGGCCCGGATCGCCCGGCAGTACCTCGAGGCGCTGATCGCCGTCCAGAGCAGCAACAAGCCGCAGCAGTTCGAATACCGGATCGGCAACGAGGAGCGCAATGCGCGCAGCTTCGAAGTGCGGCTGATGCCGCGCAGCGCGCGCGAATGCATCGCGCTGATCCGCGACGTCACGGCGGTCCGCGACACCGAGGAAGCGCTGTTCCAGCAACAGCTGTTCGTCAACCAGATCATCGACGTCAGCCCCAACCTGATCTTCGTGCGCGACCGGCACGGGCGCTTCCTGCTCGTCAACCGCGCAACGCAGACGACCCTTGGCCACGACCTGCTCGTCCAGTCGCACATGGGGCTCGAGGACGATGCACTGCCGTTTGCGACCGGCGACGCCGAAGTACTCGAACACGGCCAGACGATCCGTCTCGTCGATCACTGGACGCCGCCGAGCGGCCGCACCCACTGGTTCGACATCACCAAGCAGCCGCTGGTGCGCGACGGCGAGGTCTACGTCCTGTCGATCGCCATCGACATCAGCCACGTCAAGGCCGCCGAGGCCGCGCTGGCGCTGACCGACCCGCTCGGCGGCGACATTGCCGATGCGCTGCCTTGCGCCTTCCTGCTGGTCCGCGAGGGCCAGATCGAATTTGCCAACCTGCGCGCCTGCGAGCTGCTGAACACGCCGCCGGTCGGCCTGCTCGGCCGCCCCCTGGCCGCAGTCGCGGGCGCCGACCTGCTGCCGCCGGACGGGCAGGCTCAGTGCAGCACCCGCTTCACCGTCGGCGAACAGACGCTGCTGGGCGAAGCCCGTGCGATCACCTGCGTCGAGCAGCGCACAACACTGGTCGTTCTGCACACGGCCGGCGCCGCCGGGACGGCCGGCACGGCGTGA
- a CDS encoding FAD-dependent oxidoreductase has product MNQTARQAAVSAAKRCDIAIVGAGIVGLAHALAAARRGHKVTVFERDSQPLGASVRNFGLGLVLGQTQGEMRELAQASREICSTCC; this is encoded by the coding sequence GTGAATCAGACCGCGCGGCAAGCGGCCGTGAGTGCGGCCAAACGGTGCGACATCGCCATCGTCGGGGCCGGCATCGTCGGGCTGGCACACGCGCTGGCGGCGGCCAGACGCGGCCACAAGGTGACGGTGTTCGAGCGCGACAGCCAGCCGCTCGGCGCATCGGTGCGCAACTTCGGCCTCGGCCTCGTGCTCGGCCAGACGCAGGGCGAAATGCGCGAGCTGGCGCAGGCCAGCCGCGAGATCTGCTCGACGTGCTGCTGA
- a CDS encoding diguanylate cyclase — MRLLILLLLCLAAKAHSALVLDARATMYDAAPAVGYLEDAGRALTIDDVRKADGFRPLPPSHSDPNFGYSHSTYWLKLTVQRGMAPADWLLEIGYSSLDHITVYAPGATAQFGDKLPFAQRPLPYRHFVVPLSLPAGESTVYLRVVSEGNLTVPLRLWQPAAFHAHSRDEYALLALYYGMLLALALYNLLLYFSLRERVYLVYVAFAASMAVGQLSLNGLGNQYLWPQWLAWGNVALPSGFAATGFFGALFTRMFLDTATVAPRADRLIVVLMTGFGLAALAPAVLPYQWAAVVTSLLGASFSLLAVVIGVLCLLRRQPGARYFLLAWTLLLAGVGMMAMRNLAWLPTNALTSHTMQIGSALEMLLLSFALADRIQVSRRQAEAAQAETLATREMALHASRESEQALEAKVAERTQALTDANARLALSEAQLTRLAHHDPLTGLPNRLLLHDRLKTALARAGRNGARLALLLIDIDGFKAVNDCYGHDVGDALLKAIALALRQQVRASDTVARLGGDEFVILLENVGEPDDAERIAVQINDAVRVIHHSLGIDIGVSASIGIAVPAGDTADIGTLIRLADQAMYRAKAGGRDGWCLA, encoded by the coding sequence ATGCGGCTGCTGATACTTCTGCTGCTCTGCCTTGCCGCGAAGGCACACTCGGCGCTGGTCCTCGACGCCCGGGCGACGATGTACGACGCGGCGCCGGCAGTCGGCTATCTCGAGGACGCCGGCAGGGCGCTGACGATAGACGACGTCCGCAAGGCAGACGGATTCCGCCCGCTGCCGCCATCGCACAGCGATCCCAACTTCGGCTACTCGCACAGCACCTACTGGCTGAAGCTGACCGTGCAGCGCGGCATGGCGCCGGCGGACTGGCTGCTCGAGATCGGCTATTCGTCGCTCGACCACATCACCGTCTACGCGCCGGGTGCCACCGCGCAGTTCGGCGACAAGCTGCCGTTCGCACAGCGGCCGCTGCCGTACCGGCACTTCGTGGTGCCATTGTCGCTGCCGGCCGGCGAATCGACGGTCTACCTGCGCGTCGTGTCCGAAGGCAACCTCACCGTGCCGCTGCGGCTCTGGCAACCGGCCGCCTTCCACGCACACAGTCGCGACGAATACGCGCTGCTGGCGCTGTACTACGGCATGCTGCTGGCGCTGGCGCTCTACAACCTGCTGCTGTATTTCTCGCTGCGCGAGCGGGTCTATCTCGTCTATGTCGCGTTCGCAGCGAGCATGGCGGTCGGGCAGCTGTCGCTCAACGGTCTGGGCAACCAGTACCTGTGGCCGCAGTGGCTGGCCTGGGGCAATGTCGCGCTGCCCAGCGGTTTTGCCGCCACCGGTTTCTTCGGCGCGCTGTTCACGCGGATGTTCCTCGATACCGCCACGGTGGCACCGAGGGCCGACCGGCTGATCGTCGTGCTGATGACCGGATTCGGCCTCGCCGCACTCGCGCCGGCGGTGCTGCCTTACCAGTGGGCGGCCGTCGTGACCTCGCTGCTCGGGGCATCGTTCTCGCTGCTGGCGGTGGTCATCGGCGTGCTGTGCCTGCTGCGCCGCCAGCCCGGTGCGCGCTACTTCCTGCTTGCATGGACGCTGCTGCTCGCCGGCGTCGGCATGATGGCCATGCGCAACCTCGCGTGGCTGCCGACCAATGCGCTGACCAGCCATACGATGCAGATCGGCTCGGCGCTGGAAATGCTGCTGCTGTCGTTCGCCCTCGCCGACCGCATCCAGGTGTCGCGCCGCCAGGCCGAGGCGGCGCAGGCCGAGACGCTTGCGACGCGCGAGATGGCGCTGCATGCGTCGCGCGAGAGCGAGCAGGCGCTCGAAGCCAAGGTCGCCGAGCGCACGCAGGCACTGACCGACGCCAACGCCAGGCTGGCGCTGAGCGAGGCACAGCTGACCCGGCTGGCGCATCACGATCCGCTGACCGGGCTGCCGAACCGGTTACTGCTGCACGACCGGCTGAAGACGGCGCTGGCGCGTGCCGGCCGAAACGGGGCAAGGCTGGCCTTACTGCTGATCGACATCGACGGCTTCAAGGCGGTGAACGATTGCTACGGCCACGATGTCGGCGATGCGCTGCTCAAGGCGATTGCGCTGGCGCTGCGCCAGCAGGTCCGCGCCAGCGACACCGTCGCCCGTCTCGGCGGCGACGAATTCGTGATCCTGCTCGAGAACGTCGGCGAGCCGGACGATGCCGAGCGGATCGCGGTCCAGATCAACGACGCGGTCCGCGTCATCCACCACTCGCTCGGCATCGACATCGGGGTCAGCGCCAGTATCGGCATTGCGGTGCCGGCCGGCGACACGGCCGATATCGGCACGCTGATCCGCCTGGCCGACCAGGCGATGTACCGCGCCAAGGCGGGGGGGCGCGACGGCTGGTGCCTGGCCTAG
- the hrpA gene encoding ATP-dependent RNA helicase HrpA, producing the protein MNATSTLSDLLSRVPAREHAALARKLATLETRRAAGKPVDRLETELGQELNHAAAKTERRRQNLPVPSFDESLPVNQRRDEIRAAIAANQVVIVCGETGSGKTTQLPKICLELGRGINGLIGHTQPRRLAARSVASRIAQELKSELGAIVGFKVRFTEKSGGDSYIKLMTDGILLAETLSDRDLTAYDTIIVDEAHERSLNIDFLLGYLKQLLPRRPDLKVIVTSATIDAERFSQHFDGAPVLEVSGRTYPVEVRYAPLESRDEDDAEIEMEEAIVAEVEHLWRHDGAGDVLVFLPGEREIRETAEAFRKAKLRNAEVIPLFARLSNEDQQRIFRPGNGRRVVLATNVAETSLTVPGIRYVIDSGLARINRYSPRAKVEQLLVEKISQASGRQRAGRCGRVSSGICVRLYSEEDFNLRPAFTDPEIIRSSLAGVILRMAALRLGKVDAFPFLEAPSGRLVADGYQQLHELGAVDDLDELTPVGKQLARLPVDPRLARMLLAGHEQQCLSEILIIASGLSVQDPRDRPFDARDAADRAQAKFVDEKSDFLTYLNLWAFFEKAVAEKTSNRQLVEVCHTHFLSHIRLREWRDLYRQLADIVDDLGWRRNETTGTFEQIHKALITGLLGNIGFKQPDRDEYLGARDIKFNIFPGSGLKKARPKWIVAGELVETTRLYARGVAAIESEWIEKLATHLTKKQYFDPHWEKNGAQVIASERVTLYGLPIVNRRRVHYGRINPVEAREIFIREALVRFNYQTKAKFFDHNLELLLEIEELEHKARRQDVLVDENALYAFFDERVPADVVNGASFEAWLKKAEREQPQLLYLSREFLMSHTADAVTEEQFPVFFKLAEARLPLAYRFELGHALDGVTLTLPLHQLNRVNHAVFDWLVPGMLREKVTLLVKSLPKAIRRVCVPVPEFATRMLTELDKADREAPLLPQLAHAVTRGTGLTVSAEDFDPGVLPPHLLMNFRVVDDAGQELAAGRDLIAIRAQLGEAAQLTFRDEADDAGIEKSGIVKWDFGDLPEQLTFKRHGRKLTGYPALVPDDDSCAIRLFDTAHAAAGAHRQGVVQLLRFELKEHVKQLEKSVPNFQQHAIALRGTQNADQLMADIVAAICDRAFVGDDEAPRSKKDFDNQKSRAKVRLPSVRDAVVRTLAAVVAEYVPVVMAANRSGNLAHALNQQLGTLVYQGFLAATPWEQLPRLPLYLKAIRIRLEKRVANPQRDGQRNAEITELWQRWESELDRWQREGRDTAPLLPFRWMIEELRISLFAQELKTPYPVSLKRLNKSWDEITRR; encoded by the coding sequence ATGAACGCCACGTCCACTCTTTCCGATCTCCTGAGCCGCGTACCGGCGCGCGAACACGCGGCGCTGGCAAGAAAGCTCGCCACGCTCGAAACCCGTCGTGCCGCCGGCAAACCGGTTGACCGGCTCGAGACCGAACTGGGTCAGGAACTGAACCACGCAGCCGCCAAGACCGAACGGCGCCGGCAGAACCTGCCAGTCCCGAGCTTCGACGAATCGCTGCCGGTCAACCAGCGGCGCGACGAAATCCGCGCGGCCATCGCGGCGAATCAGGTTGTCATCGTCTGCGGCGAAACGGGCTCGGGCAAAACGACGCAGTTGCCGAAGATCTGTCTCGAACTGGGTCGCGGCATCAACGGCCTAATCGGTCATACGCAGCCAAGGCGCCTCGCCGCGCGGTCGGTCGCCAGCCGGATTGCGCAGGAGCTCAAGAGCGAACTCGGCGCCATCGTCGGCTTCAAGGTCCGCTTCACCGAGAAATCCGGTGGCGACAGTTACATCAAGCTGATGACCGACGGCATCCTGCTCGCCGAAACGCTGTCCGACCGCGACCTGACCGCCTACGACACGATCATCGTCGACGAGGCGCACGAACGCAGCCTCAACATCGACTTCCTGCTCGGCTACCTGAAGCAGCTGCTGCCGCGCCGGCCCGACCTCAAGGTCATCGTCACCTCGGCGACGATCGACGCCGAGCGCTTTTCGCAGCATTTCGACGGCGCGCCGGTACTCGAAGTCTCGGGCCGCACCTATCCGGTCGAAGTCCGCTACGCGCCGCTGGAAAGCCGCGACGAGGACGACGCCGAGATCGAGATGGAGGAAGCGATCGTTGCCGAGGTCGAGCACCTGTGGCGGCATGACGGCGCCGGCGACGTGCTGGTCTTCCTGCCCGGCGAGCGCGAAATCCGCGAAACCGCCGAGGCCTTCCGCAAGGCCAAGCTCCGCAATGCCGAAGTGATTCCTCTGTTCGCACGGCTCAGCAACGAAGACCAGCAGCGCATCTTCCGCCCCGGCAACGGCCGCCGCGTCGTGCTCGCGACCAATGTCGCCGAAACCTCGCTGACCGTTCCCGGCATCCGCTACGTGATCGACTCGGGACTGGCACGGATCAACCGCTACAGCCCGCGCGCCAAGGTCGAGCAGTTGCTGGTCGAAAAGATCTCGCAGGCATCGGGCAGGCAGCGTGCCGGCCGTTGCGGCCGCGTCTCCTCGGGCATTTGCGTACGGCTTTATTCGGAAGAAGACTTCAATCTGCGCCCGGCCTTCACCGACCCCGAGATCATCCGTTCGAGTCTGGCCGGCGTCATCCTGCGCATGGCCGCGCTCAGGCTCGGCAAGGTCGACGCCTTCCCCTTCCTCGAAGCGCCGTCGGGCCGGCTGGTTGCCGACGGTTACCAGCAGCTACACGAGCTCGGTGCCGTCGACGACCTCGACGAGCTGACCCCGGTCGGCAAGCAGCTTGCGCGGCTGCCGGTCGACCCGCGACTGGCGCGGATGCTGCTTGCCGGCCATGAACAGCAATGCCTGTCCGAGATCCTGATCATCGCCTCGGGCCTGTCGGTGCAGGACCCGCGCGACCGGCCGTTCGACGCCCGCGACGCCGCCGACCGCGCGCAGGCAAAGTTCGTCGACGAGAAGTCCGACTTCCTCACCTATCTGAACCTGTGGGCCTTCTTCGAAAAGGCCGTCGCCGAGAAGACATCGAACCGCCAGCTCGTCGAGGTGTGCCACACGCATTTCCTGTCGCACATCCGGCTGCGCGAGTGGCGTGACCTGTACCGGCAACTGGCCGACATCGTCGACGACCTCGGCTGGCGCCGGAACGAGACCACCGGCACCTTCGAGCAGATCCACAAGGCGCTAATCACCGGCCTCTTGGGCAATATCGGTTTCAAGCAGCCCGACCGCGACGAATACCTCGGCGCACGCGACATCAAGTTCAACATCTTCCCGGGATCGGGGCTGAAAAAGGCGCGGCCGAAGTGGATCGTCGCCGGCGAACTGGTCGAAACGACCAGGCTGTACGCGCGCGGTGTTGCAGCGATCGAATCCGAGTGGATCGAAAAACTCGCGACCCACCTGACCAAGAAGCAGTACTTCGATCCGCACTGGGAGAAGAACGGTGCACAGGTGATCGCCAGCGAGCGCGTCACGCTGTACGGCCTGCCCATCGTCAACCGCCGCCGCGTCCACTACGGCCGCATCAATCCGGTCGAGGCGCGCGAGATCTTCATCCGCGAGGCGCTGGTCCGTTTCAACTACCAGACCAAGGCCAAGTTCTTCGACCACAACCTCGAACTCTTGCTCGAGATCGAGGAGCTCGAACACAAGGCACGCCGGCAGGACGTGCTGGTCGACGAGAACGCGCTGTATGCGTTCTTCGACGAGCGCGTGCCGGCGGACGTCGTCAACGGCGCCAGCTTCGAGGCCTGGCTGAAAAAGGCCGAACGCGAACAGCCGCAGCTCTTGTACCTGAGCCGCGAGTTCCTGATGAGCCACACCGCCGACGCGGTGACCGAGGAGCAGTTCCCGGTGTTCTTCAAGCTGGCCGAGGCCAGGCTGCCGCTCGCCTACCGCTTCGAGCTCGGCCACGCGCTCGACGGCGTCACGCTCACCCTTCCGCTGCACCAGCTCAACCGCGTCAACCACGCGGTGTTCGACTGGCTGGTGCCGGGCATGCTGCGCGAGAAGGTCACGCTGCTGGTCAAGTCGCTGCCCAAGGCGATCCGCCGCGTCTGCGTGCCGGTGCCCGAGTTCGCGACCAGGATGCTGACCGAACTCGACAAGGCCGACCGCGAGGCGCCGCTGCTGCCGCAACTGGCGCACGCCGTCACTCGCGGTACCGGGCTGACCGTGAGCGCCGAGGATTTCGACCCCGGCGTGCTGCCGCCCCACCTGTTGATGAACTTCCGCGTCGTCGACGACGCCGGCCAGGAGCTGGCAGCGGGCCGCGACCTGATCGCGATCCGCGCCCAGCTCGGCGAAGCGGCGCAACTGACGTTCCGCGACGAGGCCGACGATGCCGGTATCGAGAAATCCGGCATCGTGAAGTGGGACTTCGGCGACCTGCCCGAACAGCTCACCTTCAAGCGCCACGGCCGCAAGCTGACCGGCTACCCGGCGCTGGTGCCCGATGACGACAGTTGCGCGATCCGGCTGTTCGATACCGCCCACGCCGCAGCCGGGGCACACCGGCAAGGCGTGGTGCAGTTGCTGCGTTTCGAGCTCAAGGAACACGTGAAGCAGCTCGAGAAATCCGTACCCAACTTCCAGCAGCACGCCATTGCGCTGCGCGGCACACAGAATGCCGACCAGTTGATGGCGGACATCGTCGCGGCGATCTGCGACCGCGCCTTCGTCGGCGACGACGAAGCGCCGCGCAGCAAGAAGGACTTCGACAACCAGAAATCGCGCGCCAAGGTACGGCTGCCGAGCGTGCGCGATGCCGTGGTCCGCACGCTCGCGGCGGTCGTCGCCGAATACGTGCCGGTGGTGATGGCGGCGAACAGGTCGGGCAATCTTGCCCACGCGCTGAACCAGCAGCTCGGCACGCTGGTCTACCAGGGCTTTCTGGCCGCGACGCCGTGGGAGCAGTTGCCGCGGCTGCCGCTGTACCTGAAGGCGATCCGCATCCGGCTCGAGAAGCGCGTCGCGAACCCGCAACGCGACGGCCAGCGCAACGCCGAGATCACCGAGCTGTGGCAGCGCTGGGAATCCGAGCTCGATCGTTGGCAGCGCGAAGGTCGCGATACCGCGCCGCTGCTGCCGTTCCGGTGGATGATCGAGGAGCTGCGCATCTCGCTGTTCGCGCAGGAGCTCAAGACGCCGTACCCGGTATCGCTGAAGCGGCTGAACAAGAGCTGGGACGAGATCACCCGCCGATGA
- a CDS encoding FAD-dependent oxidoreductase: MLLKAGCWHKAQGSVTVARNPVEQAVLDEFQALRGDSYGTRLISPAEVGAFGVPFDNVTGALYSGDEIAFESRVALPRLVAWLAEVHGVEFVFGTQVNAIELPNVTTSRGIWQAEQAIICAGHDFQTLFPDAYAEPPLQRCALQMLRVANPGITLGPALMTGMSTLRYGSFAGLESLAALRRQLDATDPVWLAEGIHLIVQQVGESGELLIGDSHRYGESVGPFNAEAIDQRLLELAESLLGRRLTVLERWQGVYASGPGGYLVRQAAPGVTAVAITCGIGMSVSFGLAERVLGATLA; this comes from the coding sequence GTGCTGCTGAAGGCCGGTTGCTGGCACAAGGCGCAGGGCAGCGTGACGGTGGCACGCAATCCGGTCGAGCAGGCGGTGCTCGACGAGTTCCAGGCGCTGCGTGGCGACAGCTACGGCACGCGGCTCATCAGTCCGGCCGAGGTCGGCGCGTTCGGCGTGCCTTTCGACAACGTGACCGGCGCGCTCTACAGCGGCGACGAGATCGCGTTCGAATCGCGCGTTGCCTTGCCGCGTCTCGTCGCTTGGCTGGCCGAAGTGCACGGCGTCGAGTTCGTTTTCGGTACGCAGGTCAACGCGATCGAATTGCCGAACGTGACGACGAGCCGTGGCATCTGGCAGGCCGAACAGGCCATCATCTGCGCCGGCCACGATTTCCAGACGCTCTTCCCCGACGCCTACGCCGAGCCGCCGCTGCAGCGTTGCGCGCTGCAGATGCTCCGGGTTGCCAACCCCGGCATCACGCTCGGCCCGGCGCTGATGACCGGGATGTCGACCCTGCGCTACGGCTCGTTCGCCGGGCTCGAGTCGCTGGCCGCGCTGCGCCGCCAGCTCGACGCCACCGATCCGGTCTGGCTGGCCGAGGGCATCCATCTGATCGTCCAGCAGGTCGGCGAGTCGGGCGAGCTGCTGATCGGCGATTCGCACCGCTACGGCGAGTCGGTCGGGCCGTTCAACGCCGAGGCGATCGACCAGCGCCTGTTGGAGCTGGCCGAATCGCTGCTCGGGCGTCGGCTGACGGTGCTCGAACGCTGGCAGGGCGTCTACGCCAGCGGCCCGGGCGGCTACCTCGTCAGGCAGGCGGCGCCGGGCGTCACCGCGGTGGCGATCACCTGCGGCATCGGCATGAGCGTGTCGTTCGGGCTGGCCGAGCGGGTGCTCGGTGCGACACTGGCGTAA
- a CDS encoding type II secretion system protein N has product MFKGLALKSKLPGLAGVRPVLEIALVLVIAWVAAGVFWQLFAPRHAGPRLVPPLSAPAAGVQVWTGAPSWFGAGEATAATSSLSARLIAVVAGDARSSAAVFTGLEASAVALRVGDDLQPGVRLVQVARDRVELERNGRREVLMLDGRDASAAAPGLPAAAEPAAQTLYRGQLAATMQAGNIADWARGLAPAPGGGILVNDPAQQPLARSLQLQAGDVLKSVNGQNLAQPADMSLLFTAFSQQAQIRLSVLRGGVPTTLQYQIQP; this is encoded by the coding sequence GTGTTCAAGGGTCTTGCGCTGAAGTCCAAGTTGCCCGGGCTGGCCGGCGTGCGCCCGGTGCTGGAGATCGCCCTGGTACTCGTCATCGCCTGGGTGGCGGCAGGGGTTTTCTGGCAACTGTTCGCGCCGCGCCATGCCGGCCCCCGGCTGGTGCCGCCGTTGTCGGCGCCGGCAGCCGGTGTGCAGGTCTGGACGGGCGCGCCGTCGTGGTTCGGCGCGGGCGAGGCGACGGCTGCAACGAGCAGCCTGTCGGCCAGGCTGATTGCCGTGGTGGCCGGCGATGCGCGCAGCAGTGCGGCGGTGTTCACCGGGCTCGAGGCCAGTGCGGTCGCGTTGCGCGTCGGCGACGATTTGCAGCCCGGAGTCCGTCTGGTGCAGGTGGCGCGCGACCGGGTCGAACTCGAACGCAACGGCCGCCGTGAAGTGCTGATGCTCGACGGCCGCGATGCCAGCGCTGCAGCGCCGGGCCTACCGGCGGCGGCCGAGCCCGCGGCGCAAACGCTCTACCGCGGCCAGCTCGCGGCAACGATGCAGGCCGGCAATATCGCCGACTGGGCCAGGGGACTGGCGCCTGCGCCCGGCGGCGGCATTCTGGTCAACGATCCGGCGCAACAGCCGCTGGCCAGGTCGCTGCAACTGCAGGCCGGCGACGTGCTCAAGTCGGTGAACGGCCAGAATCTGGCGCAGCCGGCCGACATGTCGCTGCTGTTTACTGCGTTCAGCCAGCAGGCACAGATCAGACTTTCGGTGTTGCGTGGCGGTGTACCGACCACGCTGCAGTACCAAATCCAACCCTGA